A segment of the bacterium genome:
GCAGCACCACGGCCAGGCCCGCGAGTCGGATCCAGACGATGCGGCCGGAGGCGCGATCGAGCGCCTGCGACCTCACTCCCGAGCTCCTTCGTCCGCGCGTGCGGGACCCTCGGCGGAGAGCGCGGGAGGCGGCCCCGCGGAGACCGCCGGAAGCGCCGAGCCCGAGACGGCGGCCGCGAAGTCGCGTGCGTCCGGGAGGACGCCGGTCGGGTCGGTCGTCGTGATCGGTCCGGGCATCGGGTCCGCGAGCGCGATCACGCGCTCCGCCGGCCGGTAGCCTCGCTCTTGCGCGAGGGCCGCCAGCACGGACGGATCGCGCAGGCCGCGGAGTCGCACGATCAGGGCGCGCTGATCTTCGAGGAGCGTCTGCTCCTGCTCGAGGTTCGCCGCGAGCGCATAACGCGTGCGGATCAGGTCGATGCGCAGGGCGGCGACGCCGAGGGCCGCGACGAGGGCGACGGCGATCAGCGGCACGAGCGTACGCGAGCGCGGGGCGAGAGGGACCTTCGCGAGGTCGACGCCGATCCAGGAACGACGTTCCTCCGGCGCGACCTCGCCGCGGCGCTCCGCCGCCCGACGCATCGCGCGGGCGGCCCGCGCCTGGGCCCGGTTGCGGCGATCGAAGGTGCCCGCGCTCATGCCGCCTCCCGTCGCGTCGCGGCGCGCAGGCGCGCCGATCGCGCGCGCGGGTTGCGCGCGATCTCGTCCTCCGAAGGCAGCACCGGCTTGCGCGTCAGCACTTCGAGGGTCGGAACGCGCCCGCATCGGCAGACCGGGAACGAGGGCGGGCAGTCGCAGCCCTTGGCTTCGCTTCGGAAGGTCTGCTTGACCAGGCGATCTTCGAGGCTGTGGTAGGCGATGACCGCGAGGCGCCCGCCCGGACGGAGGACGCGAATCGCAGCTTGCACGCCCTCCTCGAGGGCCGTGAGCTCGTCGTTCACCGCGATGCGCAGCGCCTGGAAGACGAGGGTTGCCGGGTTGTGACGCCGTCCGCGTCCGATGCCGAGCTCGCCGATCAGCGAGACGAGATCCGACGCCGTCTCGAGGGGCGCTTCGTCCCTTCGTGCGACGATCGCCTTCGCGAGGCGCCGGGAGCCCGGCAGCTGGCCATACTCCGAGAAGATCTTCTCGAGCGATTCGGGGTCGAGGCTCGCGAGGAGGGCGCTGGCGGTCGGCTTGTCGCCGTCGCCGTCCATGCGCATGTCGAGCGGGCTCTCCCCCGGCGCGTCGCCGAAGCGGAAGCCGCGTCCGGGCTCGTCGAGCTGGTGGGAGGAGACGCCGAGGTCGAGAACGATGCCGTCGATCTCGAGGGGCGCGAGATCCGCCGCGACGTCGTCGAGGCGGCGGAAGGAGGACTGGATCAGGCGAACACGTTCGCCGTATCCGGCCGCCTCGAGGCGCGCGCCCGCTTCGCGCAGGGCTTCGGCGTCGAGATCGAGGCCGATCAGCACGCCATCGGGCCCGGTTCGGTCCAGGATCGCGTGGGCGTGACCGCCGCCGCCGAGGGTCCCGTCGAGGATGACGGAACCGGGCTGGAGATCGAGGAATCCGAGGGTTTCGGCGAGAAGGACGGGTTCGTGGTAGGCCGTGGTCACCACTCCGGGTGCCTCTCGTCGATGTGGACCGTCAGGTCTCCTCGGATCGTCTCGCCCGCTCCCGGGACCGGGAGGAGGGGAGAGAACGAAGAGCGACTCGCGTCAGGTGAAGGCGGCGAGTGCGTCGTGAGAGAAGATGTTGGGGCGTCCCGGGACACGTATCTTCGGCACGTACCCCCCAGTAACCGCGCCGGAGACCCTATGTGCCCCGGGAACACCCCAACCTCTCTCCTGGAGAGCGCTTCCCGGAAGAAGGCTCCCCAGTCCCCCCAAAAAA
Coding sequences within it:
- the rsmH gene encoding 16S rRNA (cytosine(1402)-N(4))-methyltransferase RsmH produces the protein MTTAYHEPVLLAETLGFLDLQPGSVILDGTLGGGGHAHAILDRTGPDGVLIGLDLDAEALREAGARLEAAGYGERVRLIQSSFRRLDDVAADLAPLEIDGIVLDLGVSSHQLDEPGRGFRFGDAPGESPLDMRMDGDGDKPTASALLASLDPESLEKIFSEYGQLPGSRRLAKAIVARRDEAPLETASDLVSLIGELGIGRGRRHNPATLVFQALRIAVNDELTALEEGVQAAIRVLRPGGRLAVIAYHSLEDRLVKQTFRSEAKGCDCPPSFPVCRCGRVPTLEVLTRKPVLPSEDEIARNPRARSARLRAATRREAA